TCAATGGACACAATGCCATCATCATACACAGTACTAGTACTTATACACCCCTCTTCTATCACTCAATCCAACCCCTTACCGATACTGCATCCTCTGCCCacccctcttctccattttTCTCTGCCTCTTGCTCTCCGCCCCCGTCCCCGctccctccccatctcccccagcaccaccaccaccaccaaacccaGAAAGCCCACTCTTCATCCCAGTAAAAGTCGAATACGCCAAATAGACCGAATACAGCGGAACAACAatccacaaccaccaagcccGACCCCCAAAGACACAAGTCGCCCCGATACATCCCCACGTCCAGTACAAGATGTCCCACATGAACTCCGTCAGCCCGGCAGCTCCGAGATCCTCACCGGGGGAGCGCAGGGCGCCATCGGCGGAGTAGGTTGGGCGGCCGATCCGGTCTAGGTAAAATTCGATGACTAGCGTTGGAAGCGCCAGCAGGTAGTACGGCTTTAGGGCGCGCGGGCGGTTGAAGGTGAAATGGAGGGTTAGGTGCAGGGCgtggagggcgagggttATTAGGTGTGTGCGGAGCAGGACGGAGGTGTTCCGGGCTGCCAGGGTTTTGGACGCTTTCTAGATACGGTGTTACTGATTGATTGTAGTGGGAAAATTAGAGTGTGAGAAGACAAACTTGGGCCATTTTGGGTGTTCGAATCGAACCGATCGAAGGGAGGAATGTAGGTGGTCAGATCGGGTGGTGCAGGCTGGTTGTCCCAGCTGGGTGCAGGAGTTGTGCGGGTGGGTTGGATATAGAAGGgtaaaattaattattagacGGGCAATTGCATTCTCTGTCCCTCAATGATATCCTCTTCACATAGACTTGTAGACTTGTCGGTGTCAGTGTGAGGTTCaatggaggaggtggtgcaTGCAGCAGTTCGTGCCATCGGTTGCCCTCCACAACCGGACAAGCGCCCGCGCCGCCAGCAAGTCCGCCTCCACCGGCCACGAGCCAAATCGCCAAATGCAGAGTCCATCTCAGTCCTCACGAGCAAAACACCCCATCAGACCTCTCATAGAGCGCAAGAAGTGCCTCCACTGCAATTCCACCGGTTCACCTTCGAGCTCCTCCCGGCAACCTCCCTCACCGCACGACATGCAACTTGGTTTTCTCTCAGACTTTGTTTAGCCTGCACGGCGTCACGAGTCGCCCGATTCTCCTTCACTCTTTCCGAAGACACAACCACTCGCCCTCTCTACTGTTCCAGCCTCTGTGGGGAGTAAGGTGAAGGACGCGCAAATTCATCTAGGGCTGTTACTATATTTGTCGTTTTTTCTTCATTTAtaccttcttcccctctttgAAATCTTGCGATACCTCTAATGCTTTTCCGGCCATCTGAGACTCTTTGAAAGAAACACCAATCGTTGTTTCCTTCGCCTTTGTCTTGGGCCATATCTGACTTCGTGCGAAGGACACGCGGTTTAGTTTTAATTCTACCTCATGCTCCTCTTCGACTAACAGCTGTTTGTTTTGTCTTCTCGATACCTAGACCATTTATTTACTGGAAGTTTACCTTTCACAACTTTGGCCTCGACTTCGATTCCCTCCCCCTCTGCCTCAGCAATTTCACATTTTTCGAAGATGACCCCGTCAACATCCCATATTTCGAGCCAGCTGAGGCAAATGGTATACTACCATCTTGACAACAACCTTGTTCAGAACGCGCTGTTCCTCGCCGGCCGCTTACATGCCTACGAACCTCGCACATCGGAAGCCTCATACCTACTAGCGCTCTGTTACCTGCAAAGCGGCCAAGTAAAAGCGGCATGGGAAACTAGCAGGAATTTCGGTTTGCGGGGCACACATCTCGGCTGTTCTTACGTCTACGCGCAGTCATGTCTAGACCTTGGGAAATATATGGATGGCATCAACGCGCTAGAACGGAGCAAGTCTTTGTGGAGCTCAAGGAATCATTGGAGTAAGCAGATCACTCTTTGATTGTGACCGGACATGACGGTGTTTGCCACTTTTCGCATACGGGACCAATACTGATGTGATTTACACCGTTTTTAGACAAACATAGTGAAACGCGCAGACAACACTTGCCAGACGCCGCCGCGGTACTATGTTTACAAGGGAAATTATGGCAAGCTCACAAGGAACACAACAAGGCTGTAGATTGCTACGCTGCAGCTCTCAAGCTGAATCCGTTCATGTGGGATGCGTTTCTAAGCTTGTGCGAGACTGGTAAGCGTTCATCGACCGCTCTCGGTGATGATCTCTTCTCTAAACTAACAACTTTGCGAAGGTGTTGATATGCGAGTTTCAAATATTTACAAACTAAGTCCCGAGTTATACGGCATGGTATCGTCTTCTGTATTGGAAGATGTAGAATCCACGTCCGACAAAGTTGCTCCTCCCGACGGCCCCTTACAAACGCAGGCCAACGTAAATCCGAGTATCGACCCGTTCACCTCCGCCGCGGCTCGCAGCGAATCGAACACCACTCATGGTAGCTCCGCCTTGTGGGAAAAGTTTAACGGAAGCACAGTTAGTGTCGCGTCATCAGGAACCGGCCATGTTATGCGTGAAGGCATGGAAACGCCTGGTGGCCATAGCAGCGAGTCTGACGAACCTCGTGTAACCAATGGGACTAGTGCGGATGTCTTTGAGCCGCCATTAGCCCctgcaaaaaaaaatcgAACAATACAAACAATAGGCGCCGATCCTTCTATGGATCCCCCACCAAAAATGAGGCCGACAGGCATACGACAAAGAGCACGGGCTAGAGTCGACACAGATGAGCAGACAGGTGCTCACTTGGAAAGAGACGTTACTATGGGTCATAGGATTGGAGATCGCAAGCGAACAGTCTCCGGCCAAGTTGCGCATTCTTCCACATCAAATTCAACAGATCAATCAGGGGGGCAGCGACGAAGTGTGCGGCTCTTCAACCAAATAAAACCCACATCAAATAAAATCTCTAGTGCGGCATTGGGGGTGAAAGATGGCCGAGAGGTCAAGAAAGTGAGGGCTACAGGGACAAAAGGgcgaacagcaacagcctcgcATGTAGGCCGCGTGGTTAGCGGCAATAATCGGAAGCACATCGGTGAGATTCACGACAGTGATGCCAAAGAATACCGGGGGACATCTATGTCGACGTCAAATGGTACTCAGCACGCAACATCCAGAGCATCTGCATCGGAGCGATCCAAGGCAGTCGAGGCCCTGGCTTGGATCTTGGATTTGTTCTCAAAGCTAGCTACCGGCTACTACTGTTTAAGCCGGTATAAATGCACCGATTCCATTCAAATATTTAGCTCTCTTTCCCAGGGCCAGCGCGAGACGCCATGGGTCCTTGCCAATATTGGACGAGCTTACTATGAACAAGCAATGTACTCAGATGCCGAGAAGTACTTCGTTCGGGTGAGAGCAATGGCCCCATCAAGGCCAAAAGACATGGAGATTTACTCAACAGTCCTTTGGCATCTGAAGAACGATGTCGAACTCGCTTATTTGGCGCATGAGCTGATGGAAGTTGATCGCCTATCACCGGAGGCCTGGTGCGCTGTTGGTAACTCCTTCTCACACCAGCGAGACCACGACCAAGCTTTGAAGTGTTTCAAGCGTGCAACCCAACTGGATCCACACTTTGCCTATGGCTTTACGCTCCAGGGCCACGAGTATGTGGCCAACGAGGAATATGACAAGGCACTGGATGCGTATCGAAACGGCATTAGTGCCGATAGCCGGCATTACAATGCCTGGTACGGATTGGGAACGGTCTATGACAAGATGGGCAAACTTGACTTCGCCGAACAGCATTTCCGAAACGCAGCCAAGATTAACCCGTCTAACGCTGTCTTGATATGCTGCATCGGCTTGGTTCAGGAAAAGATGAGCAATCCCAAGACAGCATTGATCCAGTACAATAGGGCCTGCTCTCTTGCTCCTCATTCCGTCCTTGCTCGATTCCGAAAAGCCCGCGCGTTGATGAAACTGCAGGACCTCAGATCTGCTCTTACAGAACTGAAAGTCCTTAAAGACATGGCGCCGGATGAGGCCAATGTCCATTACCTACTTGGGAAGTTGTACAAAATGCTCCGTGACAAGGGCAATGCGATCAAGCACTTTACGACGGCCCTGAACCTTGATCCAAAGGTAAGCCATCCCATCATTTCTCATGCTGTTTCAAACACACTGACTTTCGTTTAACAGGCAGCACAATACATCAAAGACGCAATGGAAgcccttgacgatgatgaggaagatgaagaagatatgGCATGATTCCACTCTACTTTCGCACTTCTCCTTTTGGCTTTCGTCTTTTCCCGAGACCACACCATTCACCTTTTGGGCCTCGCCCCACATACCCTCTTCTCCACGCTAGAATACTCTGTATAGGGCCCTAATATGCACGAGGGGTTGGCGTTTCTTTACTGGGTGTCGGATTTACAGCAGCGACATCAGCATTACA
This region of Aspergillus puulaauensis MK2 DNA, chromosome 5, nearly complete sequence genomic DNA includes:
- the CDC27 gene encoding anaphase promoting complex subunit bimA (COG:D;~EggNog:ENOG410PIGR;~InterPro:IPR011990,IPR019734,IPR013026,IPR001440;~PFAM:PF07719,PF00515,PF13181,PF12895,PF13432, PF14559;~go_function: GO:0005515 - protein binding [Evidence IEA]); the encoded protein is MTPSTSHISSQLRQMVYYHLDNNLVQNALFLAGRLHAYEPRTSEASYLLALCYLQSGQVKAAWETSRNFGLRGTHLGCSYVYAQSCLDLGKYMDGINALERSKSLWSSRNHWNKHSETRRQHLPDAAAVLCLQGKLWQAHKEHNKAVDCYAAALKLNPFMWDAFLSLCETGVDMRVSNIYKLSPELYGMVSSSVLEDVESTSDKVAPPDGPLQTQANVNPSIDPFTSAAARSESNTTHGSSALWEKFNGSTVSVASSGTGHVMREGMETPGGHSSESDEPRVTNGTSADVFEPPLAPAKKNRTIQTIGADPSMDPPPKMRPTGIRQRARARVDTDEQTGAHLERDVTMGHRIGDRKRTVSGQVAHSSTSNSTDQSGGQRRSVRLFNQIKPTSNKISSAALGVKDGREVKKVRATGTKGRTATASHVGRVVSGNNRKHIGEIHDSDAKEYRGTSMSTSNGTQHATSRASASERSKAVEALAWILDLFSKLATGYYCLSRYKCTDSIQIFSSLSQGQRETPWVLANIGRAYYEQAMYSDAEKYFVRVRAMAPSRPKDMEIYSTVLWHLKNDVELAYLAHELMEVDRLSPEAWCAVGNSFSHQRDHDQALKCFKRATQLDPHFAYGFTLQGHEYVANEEYDKALDAYRNGISADSRHYNAWYGLGTVYDKMGKLDFAEQHFRNAAKINPSNAVLICCIGLVQEKMSNPKTALIQYNRACSLAPHSVLARFRKARALMKLQDLRSALTELKVLKDMAPDEANVHYLLGKLYKMLRDKGNAIKHFTTALNLDPKAAQYIKDAMEALDDDEEDEEDMA
- a CDS encoding SND2/TMEM208 family protein (BUSCO:EOG092658ZO;~COG:S;~EggNog:ENOG410PQTC;~InterPro:IPR008506;~PFAM:PF05620;~TransMembrane:4 (i21-38o44-61i82-99o111-128i)) is translated as MAQKASKTLAARNTSVLLRTHLITLALHALHLTLHFTFNRPRALKPYYLLALPTLVIEFYLDRIGRPTYSADGALRSPGEDLGAAGLTEFMWDILYWTWGCIGATCVFGGRAWWLWIVVPLYSVYLAYSTFTGMKSGLSGFGGGGGAGGDGEGAGTGAESKRQRKMEKRGGQRMQYR